One genomic region from Spirosoma sp. KCTC 42546 encodes:
- a CDS encoding lipocalin family protein: protein MKPLIQALVGTWFICSTSFPMWLKGDKTNPTFTYAISDQKRETNVLLDTVKYQQKGELKTLTGLDYQVKADSSAFVWRGKGLLGLVRSKWNVVLQDPDGQWAVIWFSKTLFTPEGVDIISRTPQLPEKTLNHIKSLMADKPQLAKHLIGVRDLPVR, encoded by the coding sequence ATGAAACCTCTGATTCAAGCGCTTGTTGGTACCTGGTTTATTTGTAGTACAAGCTTCCCAATGTGGCTAAAGGGCGACAAAACCAATCCCACCTTTACCTATGCAATCTCCGACCAAAAAAGGGAAACCAACGTCTTGCTGGACACAGTAAAGTACCAGCAGAAGGGAGAATTAAAAACGCTCACGGGGTTGGATTATCAGGTAAAAGCCGATTCGTCGGCTTTCGTTTGGCGTGGTAAGGGATTATTAGGTTTGGTACGTAGTAAGTGGAACGTGGTGTTACAGGACCCCGATGGCCAATGGGCAGTTATCTGGTTCTCCAAAACCCTGTTTACACCCGAGGGCGTCGATATCATCAGCCGCACACCCCAGCTTCCTGAAAAAACGCTCAACCACATCAAGTCGTTAATGGCCGACAAGCCGCAACTGGCTAAGCATTTGATAGGTGTTCGCGATTTGCCGGTGCGATAA